The following coding sequences lie in one Eremothecium sinecaudum strain ATCC 58844 chromosome IV, complete sequence genomic window:
- the AMN1 gene encoding Amn1p (Syntenic homolog of Ashbya gossypii ADR061C; Syntenic homolog of Saccharomyces cerevisiae YBR158W (AMN1)): protein MQISSLPYSPVKRSHDGSETTPVVAKRVLTNSFISRLHSDNIYGDGDGRTLSEIFLDTGEDLESYCEKTSIDKPLWTPKVLQDITLAAEFSSLSLRTPSAASAATICCESSSDEDNERWKRMPHVIFQIPEIVELIIRAVTANTRMPQERPGRRRTEWARNMPPYVRGNSMKDAVRDQPYIISMPTAPPEDAIDPVPILPLKSSSSWNLHACLLVNRLWHKVAYAVLQERVYFDSHELLSNYLLGSYPMQQHVRRKAELIVLHRLSALSQPELDRLLHVTVGDRLQWLELYICPRALPRAVDLLRAPDLRRLVIPGNKVVNDYYLEQVSGIFPNLETLDLRACDQVSDAGITKLAAKCALLKTINLGRHRNGHLITSVSVVALARHTQLATLGVAGCDIDDKGLWELADHRGPYMTRLSLNNCRLLTNHSLPALMEFNSFPRISVLGLRNTGITDVRSLVRYRRWKTSQGSPVLLEGCERLTILFEEEERKIKCENYARVIRALTRWVNKEE from the coding sequence ATGCAGATTTCATCATTGCCATACTCCCCGGTTAAGAGAAGCCACGATGGGTCAGAAACTACGCCCGTTGTAGCAAAGCGAGTGCTAACGAATAGCTTTATATCCCGATTGCATAGCGATAATATATATGGAGATGGGGATGGGAGGACTTTGAGTGAGATTTTCCTTGATACCGGTGAAGATTTAGAATCGTACTGTGAAAAGACTTCCATAGATAAACCACTATGGACACCAAAGGTACTACAGGATATTACACTTGCTGCAGAGTTCTCAAGTCTTAGTTTGCGTACACCCTCAGCGGCTAGTGCTGCAACAATCTGTTGCGAGAGTAGTAGCGACGAAGACAATGAGCGCTGGAAGCGAATGCCCCACGTCATCTTTCAGATACCGGAAATTGTGGAATTGATAATTAGAGCTGTCACTGCAAATACTCGTATGCCACAGGAGCGACCGGGCCGAAGAAGAACGGAATGGGCGAGAAACATGCCGCCGTATGTGCGCGGAAACTCTATGAAGGATGCAGTGAGGGACCAACCTTATATAATTTCGATGCCTACGGCCCCACCAGAGGACGCGATCGATCCCGTGCCAATTTTACCTCTAAAGTCCTCCTCCAGCTGGAATTTGCATGCTTGTCTTCTTGTAAACCGCCTTTGGCATAAAGTTGCCTACGCGGTGCTACAAGAACGAGTATATTTCGATAGCCATGAGCTGTTATCCAATTACCTACTAGGTAGCTATCCTATGCAGCAGCATGTACGAAGGAAGGCTGAGCTTATAGTTCTCCATAGGCTAAGCGCTCTAAGCCAACCAGAACTCGATAGGCTTCTCCACGTGACAGTCGGAGATCGACTACAATGGCTTGAGCTATACATCTGCCCTCGCGCACTGCCCCGCGCAGTGGATTTACTAAGAGCGCCAGATTTGCGGCGCTTAGTGATCCCGGGCAATAAAGTTGTCAACGATTACTACCTGGAGCAGGTATCTGGTATATTTCCGAATTTAGAAACGCTTGACCTAAGAGCTTGCGACCAGGTTAGTGACGCTGGAATCACTAAACTGGCTGCAAAATGCGCACTATTGAAAACAATTAATCTAGGACGCCACCGCAATGGTCACTTGATTACTAGTGTGTCAGTAGTAGCACTGGCGAGACATACGCAGTTAGCAACGCTGGGCGTCGCGGGCTGTGATATCGATGATAAAGGACTGTGGGAATTAGCTGATCATCGTGGACCATATATGACCAGACTTTCCCTTAATAACTGCAGACTGCTTACCAACCATTCACTTCCTGCATTAATGGAGTTCAATAGTTTTCCACGCATTTCTGTTCTAGGTCTCAGAAATACTGGTATTACGGATGTTAGATCATTAGTACGATACAGACGGTGGAAAACAAGCCAAGGCAGTCCAGTCCTGCTGGAAGGCTGCGAACGTTTGACTATCTTATTTGAAGAGGAAGAACGTAAAATCAAGTGCGAGAATTACGCGAGAGTAATTCGAGCTTTAACACGATGGGTAAATAAGGAAGAGTGA
- the LGE1 gene encoding Lge1p (Syntenic homolog of Ashbya gossypii ADR060C; Syntenic homolog of Saccharomyces cerevisiae YPL055C (LGE1)), which translates to MSDPNRPVNGQDYHQNTSNNPPPPPFPPTSRSSVPSSAHGPGVRSSSSSTSPSYYYHPQSQGYPSRGSSDQHHHVGYRQSYSRGNSSGYRGGGINNSSGRYHHYGGYNHGYGAQGMYRGGYYGGYGGGGTYHSSYRHQHGGYNTYNNQHEQQLHVAQHSTQQNNEQSRYSTTQQHGRTNATETTSSGVAPGVAPAPAAAAVTAAPLAAQQAQQPQVTTQQARSQNPRFEVTDDPILHLTELDKSTDDPQRVEEIRRVFHDSDLIDQQLGRQKLAMWKTELELGLLDTQSEKDALNVQLNQENLDTLLMEG; encoded by the coding sequence ATGAGCGATCCCAATAGACCTGTAAACGGCCAAGATTACCATCAGAATACATCAAATAACCCACCACCGCCGCCTTTCCCTCCTACATCAAGGTCTTCAGTTCCTTCGTCTGCCCACGGACCAGGTGTTCGTTCGTCCTCATCTTCCACAAGTCCTTCATATTACTACCATCCACAATCCCAGGGATACCCTTCCAGAGGTAGTAGCGACCAACATCATCACGTAGGTTATCGTCAGAGTTACTCTAGGGGCAACAGCAGCGGATATCGTGGTGGAGGAATAAACAACTCAAGCGGCCGCTATCACCACTATGGTGGCTATAATCATGGGTATGGCGCTCAAGGGATGTACCGTGGAGGATACTATGGCGGTTATGGTGGCGGTGGGACCTATCATTCAAGCTACCGCCACCAACATGGAGGATACAATACATATAACAATCAGCATGAACAACAGCTCCACGTAGCACAGCATTCAACACAGCAAAATAATGAACAGTCACGATACAGCACGACACAGCAACATGGCCGTACTAATGCTACTGAAACCACTTCTTCAGGTGTAGCTCCCGGTGTAGCTCCAGCCCCAGCAGCAGCTGCCGTAACCGCAGCACCACTGGCAGCCCAGCAAGCTCAACAGCCTCAAGTAACTACGCAGCAAGCAAGATCACAAAACCCTCGCTTTGAGGTTACTGACGATCCTATACTTCATCTAACGGAATTAGACAAGTCTACCGATGATCCGCAAAGAGTTGAAGAGATACGAAGAGTATTCCATGATAGTGATCTCATTGACCAGCAACTAGGCCGGCAGAAATTGGCTATGTGGAAAACCGAGCTTGAGCTAGGTTTATTGGATACCCAGTCAGAAAAAGACGCATTAAATGTTCAGTTGAACCAAGAAAATCTCGACACACTACTAATGGAAGGTTAA
- the ICS2 gene encoding Ics2p (Syntenic homolog of Ashbya gossypii AGL270W; Syntenic homolog of Saccharomyces cerevisiae YBR157C (ICS2)), giving the protein MSSSHGTTRRKSLYNPTIMQEDNQMMLPLHADTSSRSYHLLNTPGYSANGNVPRRTNSTNSAERSASLSQIEKSFNMEESQSEALFNHLKHFTIDSSHDPVDSQYSKLKSKFWSESRKSSQDSHMLSLLSSQRRSSVYSTGNPESTASSIMSIASTGPLGKRSIHRRSRDFISLPIAMGLEDGNSKTKSHVDETSGSTRVRAENLLASLDAISKDTKEQIRRNSAGTFSSLLDFVEKNGVEAKRHVFAHCPETGDIGNPVINLETGIWEKEKYDIPKVTRERSGTTSPDSLSPNNTGPGDSAIKTRE; this is encoded by the coding sequence ATGTCGAGCTCTCATGGTACCACCCGCCGTAAGTCTCTATATAACCCCACTATAATGCAAGAGGATAACCAAATGATGTTACCTTTGCATGCAGATACATCATCGCGGTCGTACCACCTCTTAAATACTCCGGGGTATTCTGCAAATGGGAATGTGCCCAGAAGAACAAACTCTACGAACTCGGCGGAAAGGTCGGCATCACTTTCGCAGATTGAAAAGTCTTTCAATATGGAGGAATCGCAATCCGAAGCGCTCTTCAACCACTTGAAGCACTTCACAATAGACAGCAGTCATGATCCAGTGGATTCTCAATATTCTAAGTTGAAGTCAAAGTTTTGGTCTGAAAGTAGGAAAAGCAGTCAGGACTCACATATGTTGTCACTGTTGAGCTCACAAAGGAGGTCAAGCGTATATTCCACAGGAAATCCTGAAAGTACCGCAAGCAGTATAATGTCTATTGCTTCAACAGGTCCACTTGGTAAGAGGTCCATACATCGGAGGTCAAGAGATTTTATTTCACTTCCAATTGCTATGGGTCTGGAAGACGGTAATTCAAAGACTAAGTCACATGTCGATGAAACCAGCGGTAGCACAAGAGTTAGAGCAGAAAACTTGTTGGCTTCACTTGATGCAATTTCTAAAGATACCAAGGAGCAAATACGTAGGAACTCAGCTGGAACATTTAGCAGTTTGTTGGATTTCGTTGAGAAAAATGGAGTTGAGGCTAAGAGACATGTGTTTGCGCATTGCCCTGAGACAGGTGATATTGGGAATCCAGTTATAAATCTGGAGACCGGGATTTGGGAAAAAGAGAAGTATGACATACCAAAAGTGACCAGAGAAAGGTCTGGAACAACGTCTCCTGACAGTTTGAGTCCAAATAATACTGGTCCTGGTGATTCAGCGATTAAAACAAGAGAATAA
- the LEE1 gene encoding Lee1p (Syntenic homolog of Ashbya gossypii ADR062W; Syntenic homolog of Saccharomyces cerevisiae YPL054W (LEE1)), which produces MYSALQNGSGTQKSGRGRRSSSSRARSGHQQQQQIGQKHYSHVPCKFYRQGMCQAGTTCPFSHSLNEATADQTPCRYFEKGNCRFGARCANAHILPDGTRANNRSRQLRNTVQNEIQPVLLSNTWSPTVTATSPPLSLLDNAAHPLSSNNYVYQTGTVAQSPWNSVAGSSGGSSAFDFSTDTNWIENQLRHLTQDLTNMKIYGQEVPGGSGTTICAPGDTERNSRGNGSRQQQQPSEEIQFLIDDLHQSFY; this is translated from the coding sequence ATGTATTCGGCGTTACAAAACGGTTCAGGAACTCAAAAGTCTGGTCGTGGTAGGCGTAGCAGTAGTAGCAGAGCCCGTTCTGGGcatcagcaacagcagcagatCGGTCAGAAGCACTATTCGCACGTTCCATGCAAATTCTATCGACAAGGCATGTGTCAGGCGGGGACTACATGCCCTTTCTCACACTCCTTGAATGAAGCTACAGCGGACCAGACACCATGCAGATATTTCGAGAAGGGGAATTGTAGATTTGGTGCGCGATGCGCAAATGCACATATATTGCCAGATGGTACTCGAGCTAACAACAGATCTCGGCAGCTACGCAATACGGTTCAGAATGAGATTCAGCCAGTATTACTTAGTAATACATGGTCTCCTACGGTGACTGCAACAAGTCCGCCATTATCATTATTAGATAACGCGGCGCACCCTTTATCTTCTAATAACTATGTCTACCAAACCGGCACTGTAGCTCAGTCGCCTTGGAATAGTGTCGCAGGCAGCAGCGGCGGGTCCTCTGCGTTTGATTTTAGCACTGACACCAACTGGATCGAAAATCAGTTGCGTCACCTGACACAGGATTTAACTAATATGAAGATTTACGGTCAAGAGGTCCCGGGAGGTTCTGGGACTACGATTTGCGCGCCAGGTGACACTGAAAGAAATAGCAGAGGAAATGGTTCAAGgcaacagcagcagccaAGTGAAGAAATACAGTTTCTGATCGATGATCTGCACCAAAGCTTCTACTAG
- the SLI15 gene encoding Sli15p (Syntenic homolog of Ashbya gossypii AGL269W; Syntenic homolog of Saccharomyces cerevisiae YBR156C (SLI15)), translating into MDWAIKAAKKRMRTRHGDSRSIVESLNKLNDTVLTGHDEINELLEDANDWLNLEMRRVGFKEEAIESAASADELFSGSLQDKVDKELAGGNLDSSLNQQDNTNSKVSINADKEKAEDEDPKVKLHLNVSRDDEKPKNYGSNTPKSSKSTLNRAALKSSPWSPYKVERTLKEGVYSQIQNDTQDAQDAQDAQDTQDTQDAQDNDNSINEVDQGTDKSITETKISLSKSSESTTSFKAATVVPPSRDRTLRRSNMFVPLPNKDPLVVQPSTGKGKALNLNAPDAPKPLQGSMQRGSSIFDRLSSIPTKSFEKKISLTRISRSPSRISRSPVRLQSPSARRYPQTPSQANANGSPVRRRSTAVGDRSNDKIQATLKGIFDTRIPTLASEKLAANAPLSDNKKKAAQPKLERKSLIPRLDRPSLKSSINKEKRGRSMTPIKRPDMASKLRKLSANPSPVNKQSLNSTQKLQPSATPLRVASKPFLPMAKSTLTSDLNPSPEYRSTVQSPIPKVPGLIGTKLSLKIPSTSSTTKLALTHSDSSPFVKAAATNSIGNQSIVDETSPGSKSANIPLKGPNDRLTKFQLVSQAGSEKHDLKRKLDKRLSEVMRNQQEQQLLRRRQEQQKRKSQLEEEKNRRTKILSEFAENPVGSRPKAKPSNTYLSKLPNQSILYDLNTADHRSNIGAKVTDNNPNMENSLPLGETTLPYIDSDSDNESGSHKVLAAWAQSPYLESQLKIQQDWDAEKIFGPIPPLHVDEIFQNSRLSRLKSRQSATRISMGI; encoded by the coding sequence ATGGACTGGGCTATAAAAGCAGCGAAAAAGCGCATGAGGACGCGACATGGGGATTCTAGGTCGATTGTAGAGTCCCTTAACAAACTAAATGATACTGTATTAACCGGACATGATGAAATTAATGAGCTCCTTGAAGATGCTAATGATTGGCTGAATCTAGAAATGAGGCGTGTCGGttttaaagaagaagcCATAGAATCAGCGGCATCTGCGGATGAGCTATTTTCTGGCTCTTTACAAGATAAGGTCGACAAAGAGTTAGCGGGCGGTAATTTGGACTCATCTCTAAACCAACAAGATAATACAAACTCAAAGGTTAGTATTAATGCTGATAAAGAGAAAGCAGAGGATGAAGACCCCAAAGTTAAGCTGCACTTGAATGTATCAAGGGACGATGAGAAACCTAAGAACTATGGATCTAATACACCTAAATCTTCGAAGTCTACCTTGAATAGAGCAGCGTTAAAATCTTCACCCTGGTCACCCTATAAGGTGGAAAGAACTTTAAAAGAGGGCGTATATAGTCAGATACAAAACGATACACAAGATGCACAAGATGCACAAGATGCACAAGATACACAAGATACACAAGATGCACAAGATAACGACAACAGCATAAATGAAGTTGACCAAGGAACAGACAAATCAATAACTGAAACTAAGATATCTTTGTCCAAAAGCTCTGAAAGCACCACTTCTTTCAAAGCTGCGACAGTGGTTCCACCCAGCAGAGATCGCACACTGCGGCGCTCAAACATGTTTGTCCCGCTACCGAACAAAGACCCTCTTGTAGTTCAGCCATCAACTGGGAAGGGGAAAGCTCTAAATCTCAATGCACCGGATGCGCCTAAACCGTTACAAGGTAGTATGCAGCGAGGCAGTTCAATTTTTGATAGGCTATCTTCGATCCCAACGAAGTCCTTTGAGAAGAAAATATCATTAACTCGCATTTCCAGATCACCGTCCAGAATTTCAAGATCACCAGTACGATTACAGTCACCATCAGCTAGACGATATCCTCAAACTCCTTCGCAAGCAAATGCCAACGGCTCTCCTGTAAGACGGCGATCAACAGCGGTTGGAGATCGCTCTAACGATAAGATACAAGCGACACTTAAGGGCATCTTCGATACACGAATCCCGACCTTAGCTAGTGAAAAACTGGCAGCAAATGCCCCTCTTTCAGACAACAAGAAGAAAGCAGCACAACCTAAACTTGAAAGAAAGTCATTAATTCCGAGACTTGACAGGCCGTCTTTGAAATCTAGCATCAATAAAGAGAAAAGAGGTCGCAGTATGACTCCAATTAAACGGCCAGATATGGCGTCAAAGTTGCGGAAATTGAGCGCCAATCCTTCACCAGTTAATAAGCAATCTTTAAACTCTACTCAAAAACTACAGCCAAGTGCTACACCTCTGCGTGTAGCTTCGAAACCTTTCCTTCCAATGGCTAAGTCAACCTTGACATCCGACTTGAATCCTTCACCAGAGTATCGCTCAACAGTTCAAAGTCCAATACCAAAAGTTCCTGGTTTAATTGGTACGAAATTGTCTCTGAAGATTCCTTCCACCTCCAGCACTACGAAACTTGCGCTAACGCATTCAGATTCTAGCCCCTTTGTAAAAGCTGCGGCCACAAACTCAATTGGTAATCAATCAATTGTTGATGAAACCTCCCCAGGCTCAAAATCTGCTAATATTCCTCTGAAGGGCCCTAATGATAGATTGACAAAGTTCCAGTTGGTTTCACAGGCGGGTTCTGAGAAACATGATTTAAAGAGAAAGTTGGACAAAAGGTTGTCAGAAGTGATGAGGAACCAGCAGGAACAGCAGTTGCTAAGACGAAGACAGGAACAACAGAAAAGGAAGTCCCAACTAGAAGAGGAGAAAAACAGGCGAACTAAAATATTGTCTGAGTTTGCTGAAAACCCAGTGGGTTCCAGACCAAAGGCTAAACCATCTAACACATATCTATCCAAATTACCAAACCAATCAATTTTATATGATTTAAATACAGCCGACCATAGATCAAATATTGGAGCGAAGGTGACCGATAATAACCCAAACATGGAAAATTCTTTGCCATTAGGTGAGACTACCTTGCCTTATATTGATTCAGATTCAGATAACGAATCCGGCTCACATAAGGTTTTAGCAGCATGGGCTCAATCGCCTTATCTAGAATCACAGCTGAAAATACAGCAAGATTGGGATGCAGAAAAAATATTTGGACCGATACCTCCATTACATGTCGATGAAATCTTCCAGAACTCAAGATTATCTAGATTGAAATCGCGACAATCAGCAACGCGTATTAGCATGGGCATATAA